TGATAAAACTTACAAAGCAAGGTATTCCTGAAGCTCTTCGCGGAGAAGTGTGGCAACGCTTAAGCAACTGCGATAATTCACAAGAGATGATGGATAGGTACAGAACTTTAATCACTAAGGTAAGTCATGACTACTTAAAAGAAAGTAAATGGATTTTTTAAGGTAACTATGATATGATATATTTACAGGAGAGCAGTTGCGAGAGCGTCATTTTACGAGACATTAATAGAACGTTTCCTGCCCATGACTTTTTCAAAGAAACTGGCGGTTTGGGACAAGATTCTTTGTACAGAATAAGCAAAGCGTATGCAGTGTACGATGAGGAAGTTGGATATTGTCAGGGACTTAGTTTTCTAGTTGCTAGTTTGCTGCTCCATGTAAGTAATCATCATTCAAATCATAAAGTTCATAAGGATTGTATTCGAGACAACTGTTAGAGATTTATTAAGGAATTTAATGACAAAGAAAAACATTAGATATTTCTTGTAGATGCCGGAGGAACAAGCATTTTGCGTTCTGGTTAAATTAATGTACGACTACGGTCTAAGAGATTTATATAAAGACAGATTTGACAATCTTCACATGAGATTTTATCAGCTTAATAGATTGATAGAGGTAGGTCGTGAACTTGCTTGAAAGTACATGGCTGAAATAGAGACtattcataaattaatattgctGTTTTAGGATCAGTTACCAGAACTCTATAAACACTTTTGCGATCGTGGCGTAGAGACACATATGTTCGCTGCACAATGGTTTCTGACTTTATTTACAGCTAGGTTTCCACTATATCTTGTTTTCCACATTCTGGATGTGTTTCTTTTGCAAGGACTTGACACACTGTTTCAAGTTGCTCTTGCGTTATTAATGGTAAGATGTCAAACATGCTATCCTAATACATTGCTATCTGAATGGAACACGTCATGGGAAAACGGCTGTTCTTTTTCCGTAGTTATGCAAAAAGGAACTGCTTCAGTTGGATTTCGAGAGTATACTGAAGTACTTTCGGGTACATTTGCCAAAGCGTTGTCGAAACGAAGAAGTGTCGCGCTACGTAATGAAGTTAGCCTGCTCGGTTAcattaaagaaactgaagaaGTACGAGGCAGAATTTATGGCTCTGAAAGGTaacttcatattttatgtttgaACCACACAGACCCACACTAATGCCACTGTACACCCGTTAAATTCTTTGATATCACGGAGGCCGGTATTGTCTTATATGCATGTGCAGTTTGTATAAGAGCTGAAGAACAACGTCAGGTGGttgtaaatttatttcgaatacaCTGAAGCTTACACGATCCAGCCCCACCCCGGCAATTCTCAGCTAGCTTCGAAACACCGATTTGTTGTTTCAATTTTGCGAATTTCGGAGTTGCGCAAAAAAATTgcttaaacagttttatttttattcacgcGGACTTCTGCATTCGCTAAGAGTAGAATAGGCCAAGTAACGTACACCCTCGAACCTAGTCTCGACGATTTCTTTCTTTAAGGAAAACATCGATCgtttattaaagatttaaaCGAGGTACATCACATTGATGGTAGTGACGCATTTGATAAGTTTTCTGTTTATGTAACTCGTACGCATAAACTGCGTCATCTTTCTAGTCTGACGAACCattgcaaaatattattttattttctattgtacaGTACAGGTGGTGGTTGCTCGCTAGGAAATTCTTAATGTTACATGAACCTTAAGAATTACGTAGCGAAACGCGATTTCTATTCGAAAAGAATAAATGGCGTATATAGTCGTTAACGAGACACCtaccaaaaaaaaagagaaaaagtattAGGTGATTATTAAAACGTCGCTGAATGAAAGTTCATTTTTTTCGTACGTAATGTTTGTTGCGCTACAGAACGAATTTGTTTTTGCTTCTGCGCGTAGGATCTCACACGATCTCGATGCTGTTGAACCCGGCGTTAGACACTGCGGTACCGCAACTTGTATAAATACACTGATAGATGAGTCAGTTCAGTGATAATATTGTGCACGAGCATGAGATTTCAACCGGTTGTCGAATCGTAACACAATGCACGCTAGTACCTTCGTTATTGTAGTTCACTTTATGTCTCGTTAATTTGTCACGATATCAACCAGAAAGCATTACGATCACAGGAGATTACGATGACTGGTTGAAATCTCATAGCTGTTGCAATGTTAAGCCTATTTACCGTGCAGGATAGGGCATAATTTTTGTTCGTTGATCGGTTCTGTTACGCTTTACTTGTGCTGGCGTTGTTTCGTAAACGCTCAACGAGCATTGAATCAgagattacattttttttttcttttcaagaaGAAGAAAAGCATCGCTCGCTAAACGTTGCAATTAGTGTACAACTTTGTTCACAAGCAGATTTCTTTgccgaaatttatatttatttttgtaatcgtTTGTACATTCTAAGATGGACTTTTTTTCCGTTGCTCGTCACTAGAGAAAGCAAAAACCAAAATTTCTTTCACGCTTAATCGGCTGTGTTACGCTGCTATTGAACACTGTTTTGTGAgtactctttttttttatatgtatgtatataaaatatacatacagaaagatatttattatttcttttgttggaAATAAATCGTCCGTTTAGAATTACCGTCTATTAGTTTTTTGTCAATTTACCTGTGTTCAACCCCTCTCCCGACTATGCATTCttcgtttcgatatttttttttctcccgcTTTTGGTTTGGAGACGCATGCATTCACGTAGTCGTACAAAGTTGTACAAACGCTTTCGGCTTGTTCTTCATTTGACTAACTAAACTAaccgattaacacgttcatgTAATTGTGAACTGGGAACATCGGGCGTTCTGTAATCTTAAGCGTTTATGAAAATGCGTCATCGAGAAGTGAATCGTTCACGATAAGCCTTTCCAATCGTAACTTGGCGGTGTCTACATTTTGTTTATCAACGGCCATTATCTGCGCGTTTGTTAACTATAGCAGGTAGTATACACGCATCTATGTAACAGCTGTGCCAGCAGTTTAAAATTGGTCATGATACGTTCAACGCGGTGGGAATGCGTGGCGGGACATCGGTATCTGCTCTCGCAAGATATCGCATGTCCGCCAGTAACGTCGGGGCCATAAGCGTTTTTACCGTTTCGTTTGCGGAATGATGAGCCACATTGTAAAGACGTTAATAACAAGTAAGATCATACTAACAATTGCGGCGTCGGAATGAAATTCGACTATAGCATGGCACCGTGTTTCTCGTGTGAAAAATAAACACGTGGTTTCGAAATATTTCCACGTATATGACGTGCGCAACCCTAACAAGATATTTTTTGCGGTACAGAAGCCCAGGAGAACGCAGATGAGTACAGTAATGAGGTGGAACAACTGAGAGGCACGGTGGCCAGGAACGAAGAGGAGAAGCAGCGGCTGGAAGCGGAGTTGGTTCAAGTGAAAGAGATGTTGCAACGGGAAGTGGCAAGGGCGGACGCAGAGAACAGACAGAGTAACGTTATCATTGCTGAATACAAGCAGGTACATGAAAAATCAATTGGACAACAATAGGAAGCTGTTTGAACACTGTGCTTTTTACAGATCTGTCAACGTCTGGAGGACAACTATAATGCCGCGAAATCTACCCTCAGTGTGCTACGGGTAAGGAATGGACTTATATAGACCTTGAATCCTTTAGTTACCGGAAGCAATTACATTGACTTTCCACTAAGTGACACGTCGTCACATTTTTACAGCTAGCTTCACGGTAGCTGAAACGTTACCATGAATCAACGCGATTCAGATGTCCATATGCTTTTATATGTTGTAGTCCATGGCCTCAAAATGCGAAAAGTGCAGAAGTGGCATAGTAGAGTCGTCTAACGTGCTGGCAGACATTTCTCACCCGTTGGAGAACAGAATAGATCCCACATTGGACAGAGCAAGAGAGAGGGTGCGAGAATTGGAGGTGGAGTTGGCTCAGACCAAGTTGGCTCACGTCGAAGCCGAATGCAGGAATCAGGTGAACGAACTTGCCACTTGTCCAACGCGATTCTGCTATGAACATGAAGCTAATTGTTGTCCACGTTACAGGATTTGACGCATCAGTTACACGCGACTGCGTCCGAGTTGCAAGCAGCCAGGAACAGCTGGCCGTGGCTCAGCAAAACTCTGTCGAGTATAAAAGAGGCGACGAACAAGAGGGAAGCGATGGCTCCTTCCTTGATGAAGGATCTGAGACAGGACAGCGCGCCGAGCGGCGACGTCTTTAACCTGTTACGTTCCCATTACCGCAACGCTCGCGATAAAGAGGTTGTGTGATGCGATACGGTGCAAGAAAATGCGCGCGTTGTctcgaaataatgaaaatactgaCGCGCAATGACAGCGTAATCGGACGGAATAGGCAACGCGGGGGTGATAAGGGACAGAGGAGACTCGTTTCGTAGGCGAGGGCAAGAAAGCTGTTTCGAATTGCGAAACTCGAATACGCAATGTACGTCCACGATTCACACAACGTAGTATTCCGCTTGGTCCGGTGAGAACACGCTCGGTTGTACTTTTCGTCTCGGGTTCCTCACACGTGCTTCTAGCGAGGACAGCTTTATCCCGGCAACACATTGATATTCGATTTTGAGATATTTCTTGTTCAAGTTTGTTGACTCTTCCTTCATTATTTTGTCGTTCTTTATCTCTCTATTCCGAGTATACTCATTTTTACGTGAATTTTTTACGTCGGTCGTTATCGTTCGAAATCCGTTCCCCGCGATTCGGCGGGACGTTTCACGTGTAATTTTAGGGGTGCGTTACTGTTCGGCGATCGTTTGATCGATAGAGGTGGGCGACGCGAGGCCACGGCGAGGAGAACGGAAGTTACGCCACATAGACGTTAGCGATAAGTACACACACCGCGTTTTGTATGAAACTAGTCTAAGACGAGAACTATAGAAGCGTTATAGAATTCTACACTGTACGCGTGACACACAGTATCACCGGCGGGCGATTAACGAACGCCACTGGCCGCAGAAATCAGAGATACTCCACGTCGAATGGGAGAGGATTGCGAGATGCCTTCGCGTTCGCGGGTTACGTTTTTACATCGGTCCATGACACGACGACATTCCAAAGTAAAACGTTGTTACTAGGTTCTTCCGTTTTGTTTTTCCATTTAATGCGAATCGGTATCTGATTTCAAGCCGCTGGCTGACTTTGAATTGTCATGAGTATACCGTTCAAGCTACTGAGAGAAATGGTATGATTTCATAGTGTTatatttcgttttccttttataCGTACAATTAACAACAATGTGACATAACGTAACGTAAACGTACTGTaattgtaatgtaatgtaacgtAAACGAGTGATGCGTCGTTATTGTTTTCTACGTCCAGAGAGGTTTTATAACGCGAGCTCGCGATATATCACGAATACTCGGACGCGCGTATCTTCCCGttggttttttccatttttctttcacGTTCGCGACGGTCTGTTTTCTAATAGAGTCCACACGATGTAGACGCAAGGCCATAAATTAATACGTTAAGGCACTAATTGAGATCGAGATACTCAGTCGGACATCCAGCCAAGTACACGCTTCTGCGACACGATGAGCGAGCAATGGGCGGAACGCTCGAGAAAGCACATTCGTTAGATCATCGAGTAGTGATTAGTGCCATTTTTTGTTTGGTAGAACCGCGCGTCGATTCGTTCTCGGATCGCTCTCATCGAGCACCACGACACGATAGGTTCACCACCACACGGTTTCAACGTAATCGTGCCATTATTGTGGCGACCATTATTCTACTTCCTCTTCCGTTTACCGATTTTCCTTTCGATTCTCGTtggagaaacgaaaaaaaaggaaacacactttaaaatataaaatatatacgaagTCGAGAACAAAGTTTATGATCACTGTAGCGACTCATACAGTAGCTGAACAATAGTCCTGCATCTTATACAAGACAAAGAATAATACTGTAAATACtaaaaggaaaaatgattaaaaaaaatgaacaatatCTATATGGTTAAGCTACTAACAGATCATATGTAAATGATTTAGAATTACTACCTATGTATCACTGTACACCTTGTAATGTCATTCcactattattgaaataaacaaacaaaccgTATCTGTCTATCTCTCGATGTTCAGTGAAATACCTGTGGGGCGGAAATGATATTCAGGGCAGTGAGTACAGAGACCTTTTAGGAGATACGTTTATTccattcattttgttttatttgttcaaATTATGTAGTATCATGAAAACGAAAAGATATGCAGAGTTTCAGTCTTAGATAGATCTCAAACGTACGGTGCGGACCTTGTCCACAATTTATCACTTTGGTTATAATCACGTATGTAAGAAAGAGCGGGGGGAACAAAATgcaacatataaataaaacttcCGCAAACCGTAACATAGATCAAATAGCGCGCTACAAATCTTATGATACTGTAAATTTAAAAGAGATGACGTGGAGATCTTGAAAATCGTACGAAAATATATGCATACATTTTTCTCAAATTAGACGCCTTAATTGTTCATGGTAACAAGCAGaccttattaattatataaatacatatcttATAGCTCTACGCTCACTAAAGAGACTAACGCAACAGAACAGTTGCAAAGACAACCGCAACGAGAAAACCGAACAAATAACAGTAAAAAGGAAACAACTTCGTTTCTGTTGTATAActtaaaaaaaaggaacatgGTTTCTCAACAAAAACGCTTAAAATTATTCGCAATATTGTTCGAAGATATTTTCCCGTGCGGCTTCTCtgaaataacttattttaaaaatagaaaaaggccCCTTGGACCTTGGAGTATAAATCAACGTATAAAACGAAACATGATAAATACTGTTCAAAAAAATAATTACCTTCGCCACTTCCATCTGCAGACTCGTGAAACGTATCGAAGGGTATATGCGGAATcgttttaagtaaaaattatatcaatagTATCATGTATTACCGGCTTTCCGTCTATTACTTTCCACTGCCACTGCGCGACACGTTCTCGTTATCAATTGCCGCATTTTCGTTTTCATCACTGTTATCCTCCTCGGCCATCTCGTGATTCTCCAAATCACTGCTATCCTCAGAACTACTATTGAAACCTTCGTCGTGCTCTATGTTCACGTACCTGTTATCCCTACCTTTGGATTTAACAGAAAAACGATACATGGATCAGATAATGCGGTGAGCTCAAATTTAAcgattaatgtttttaaataattattccaaaAAATATGATTACATTGTACTAACCGAGAACTATTAACCGCTACTAATTAGTGGATAAAGTACACAATTGAGTACACTAAAAGCAACCATTACCTGCTCTATCCGGGAATCTCAGTTCTCTACGATCTCTTATCCGCATTTCAACATCAATGGGGTTGGCCATGTCCAATATTCTGAGCAACCACATAGGGAAATCGTTCTCCAGcacataaatatcattttcattttccagaTCATTTTCGAGTACGTCGATCAAGGGTTGCAGGTCATTCAGTTCATTCAACTGAGCGGCCATCATGTTGTTACCCTCTCCGTCTCTATTGTTGTTCGCCAAATCGCCATTTTCAACTTCTACCACCTCGTGAACTGCTAATTTGGGTGCTTCTGCTATGCTGGGTGGTTCAGAATCAGATATACGATCTTGCGCTATACTGGACAGTTCAAATTCTGGAGACATGTCTGGGGCAGAAGCAGAGTTCGGGTAGCCAGAATCCATCACTTCCGGGGACGAACTGTTTGGCGGCGTTTCCGTGATTTCCGGTGAAGAAGGTTTAGCTCCTGTGCTATTTACAACTTCCGCGGCAACTGTGTTCATGTCTTTGCTGTATTCCACGGTGCATTCATCATGTTTCTCGTTTTTTAATACTGATACAGATTGAACACTCCTTGCATCTTTATTCGATACCAaggataaattatttaaacctgTAATATCTTTGGCATGATGACGAGAAATTtcggtattatttatatttccccGAGACTCAACGTTTCTTCCGTCTTCCTTGTCAGCGAATCTGACGCTAGTTTCTGGCGTAATTAATTTCAAGTCGGTTAATTGAGATCTCTTATCACAAGTTAACATTTGCGCGTCATTCACGCTTGTATCACTAATCAAAGGAACTGTTACATGTGATCCCTTCGTCAGCTGGCTATTGTCATTAAGTGTAGATATCAACGAACTGCTTTGCTCGATCTTGTTGTCGTCGATTAATAACGTCTTAACATTGTTTACGGATTGATTATTGCTTTCGAGTCCTATTAACTGAAGTTGCTTTATTGTGCTAGACAAATGGCTACTGCTTGGTTGCTCGCAAAGATTCATGGATTTTCGATTTCTACACGTAGTGTTTACTTTCGTGTCCTGTTTCGGTGAACTAGTGAACTGCGGTTGATTATTGATTGCCGAACTACTGACGAGAGATGTACTGGTGTTCAAGTATGACTGACCCCGCTTCGAGGCATCATCGTTTTGAATTGTATTCGTGTTTGTACTACTAACAATTTCGGAACTACTCACTTCGGAACGTTCGCTTTCTTTGTGCAACGTATTTAAATATGTGCTATGCAAGTCATTGCAATCGTCCGTGCCATTATTCGACGGTGACTCATTGCCCTTACATAAGTTTCTTTGGTCAAACGTATTATTCAATGTCGAATAATCGCTTATGCTATCGTTACATACACTATTGTGTTTGAATTGCTGATCCATTTCCACAGTTCGGAGGAGGTACGGGTCAGGTGAAGTGGATGCGCGGGATGTGGACAAGTTCACTGGAAAATCTAACATGTGATTGAGCAGTTCAGCGGTTTCCACTACAGAACCAACTCGCGCGCCTGAAGAACGTACGAAGTTAGAAGAGTCCGACAATACCACGGATTTGTTGAAATCTGCCGGAACGTTTTGATCGAACGAATCGTTGAAATCTGTCTGATCGTTTTGATCGAACGAATCGTTGAAATCTGTCTGATCGTTTTGATCGAACGAATCGTTGAAATCTACCGGAACGTTTTGATCGAACGAATCATTCAAATGATCTGTGCTAATACAGTCAATGTTACTAAGAAGAGGGAGACATGGATTTAAGTTTTCTTTCGTACCAGTCTCATCGTACTTCTCTGAAGACGTAGAACCTTTTCTTTTAAAGACACCATCTGATACTTCGTTTTCTCCATCGAAAAGATATGTATTGTTCTCGAGAAGAGAATTATTTTGTGGGATCACGATGCTTGGTTCTTGGTCCCAGTTTGGATTTCCccaatcttcttcttcttccaaatATCTAACCGAATCTTCAGGTGGCGCAAAATTAAGTTCCCAGTCGTCTTCGTCGCCTTGAGTCACATGAGGTGATTCAGAATACCAGCGTGATCCTGTCTCTGTCCGTCCTAGATTCAGATCAAAAATGTTTTCCCGCGGTACCAATACAACCAACCCATAATCACGTGGTTCAACCGTCCAACCGGCATCTCCTAAAACTGTTTGCAATGTTTCTTCCGATACATCAAATGAAACCATACTGCGTATTAGTGCGTGCAGTGGCACTTCAGATTCCATATCTTTATTTCTAAAGGATAAATGTCGAATGTAATACGTTGCCGCATCGAGAATCTTTGCTTCGTCCGAACGATTGTCTATGGTCCTTGGATATTCGTACAGAACTATAGGTTTAAATAAACCTGGTACGCCTGGAGTACGAGTATTTCGGTAATCAAGGTCCACGCAATCAAATACTGCCATCTGTGAGACACCCCCTAAATGTTCCGTGCCCTCTGGCCCATAGCAAATATCTCGAAAGGTTACATTATAGGCTGGATATTGCATAGTAATATTCTTTCCCCTGTTCACAAGAATTATACattcaatagtattaaaaatataaagtcaATAATAAAGCTAAACTTTATTTACCATTCTTGAAACTGTTGCCTAGTCCATTCAAATTTGTGACTCCAATGTCTGAATCCagagaaatttggaaataataCATTGAAGTCTGCATTTGGGGTTGTTATCACTACTACTCTCGGCTTAATGTACCCAAAAATATTAGTAGGAAATGCATTCAGAGTGTCCTCATCCAAATGTTCGATCCTAAAGGATTAAAACAATTCTTGCTTAGTTACACAAGAGACTAAAGTTACTAGTGatacttcaaattaaataacaacTCACAATTCTAAGCAAGTTACAGCATCAGTATTTTGTAGTTTTTCGTCATTATGAATCACATTGCCCTCGATTAATTCAATTGTCAATGGAACATCCCTAGTCTCTATATATTCTGAAATTAAGGGTGAAGCTCTATCCTTATAATTTTCCAATACATCTCTATCAATATCTACAAGTAAAATTTCTTccacgaaatatatatattttattaaccgcAGAAAACCAAGTTCATGGGAGCCAAAATCAGCAATCTGTAAACAAATGGAACGAAAACACGTTATATAGTCATTACGGTTGAAAAGTCGTTGACTCGGACAGTAACACAGTACTGTAAAACAATTTACTAATGATTTGTATGTTCTACATAAAAAACCATGATCTACTGAACAACCCCATTGACAAGGAAGAACGAAAGCAAATCTTGAAAATACCTTGCGTAATTTTGCCTTGTACTTGAAGTCGGCTAATACATGATAAGCCGCATCATATCTCTGCACATATGCCGGCGGACTGAATCTCATATAATGTCGCGGATATTCGAATTTTACTTTTCTGTCTAAGCTGCATACGCTACATGTATTATCGTCTGTGTTATCGTCGAAATTATCGTCGAAGTTATCATCGATGTTATCGTCGATGTTATCATCGATGATATCGTCGAAGTTATCGCCG
This portion of the Nomia melanderi isolate GNS246 chromosome 11, iyNomMela1, whole genome shotgun sequence genome encodes:
- the Hen1 gene encoding hen1 methyltransferase; translated protein: MIIVLFHVLYLLGKCIYQNYRVKKQEARDDSIDDNMGDNIGDNFDDIIDDNIDDNIDDNFDDNFDDNTDDNTCSVCSLDRKVKFEYPRHYMRFSPPAYVQRYDAAYHVLADFKYKAKLRKIADFGSHELGFLRLIKYIYFVEEILLVDIDRDVLENYKDRASPLISEYIETRDVPLTIELIEGNVIHNDEKLQNTDAVTCLELIEHLDEDTLNAFPTNIFGYIKPRVVVITTPNADFNVLFPNFSGFRHWSHKFEWTRQQFQEWGKNITMQYPAYNVTFRDICYGPEGTEHLGGVSQMAVFDCVDLDYRNTRTPGVPGLFKPIVLYEYPRTIDNRSDEAKILDAATYYIRHLSFRNKDMESEVPLHALIRSMVSFDVSEETLQTVLGDAGWTVEPRDYGLVVLVPRENIFDLNLGRTETGSRWYSESPHVTQGDEDDWELNFAPPEDSVRYLEEEEDWGNPNWDQEPSIVIPQNNSLLENNTYLFDGENEVSDGVFKRKGSTSSEKYDETGTKENLNPCLPLLSNIDCISTDHLNDSFDQNVPVDFNDSFDQNDQTDFNDSFDQNDQTDFNDSFDQNVPADFNKSVVLSDSSNFVRSSGARVGSVVETAELLNHMLDFPVNLSTSRASTSPDPYLLRTVEMDQQFKHNSVCNDSISDYSTLNNTFDQRNLCKGNESPSNNGTDDCNDLHSTYLNTLHKESERSEVSSSEIVSSTNTNTIQNDDASKRGQSYLNTSTSLVSSSAINNQPQFTSSPKQDTKVNTTCRNRKSMNLCEQPSSSHLSSTIKQLQLIGLESNNQSVNNVKTLLIDDNKIEQSSSLISTLNDNSQLTKGSHVTVPLISDTSVNDAQMLTCDKRSQLTDLKLITPETSVRFADKEDGRNVESRGNINNTEISRHHAKDITGLNNLSLVSNKDARSVQSVSVLKNEKHDECTVEYSKDMNTVAAEVVNSTGAKPSSPEITETPPNSSSPEVMDSGYPNSASAPDMSPEFELSSIAQDRISDSEPPSIAEAPKLAVHEVVEVENGDLANNNRDGEGNNMMAAQLNELNDLQPLIDVLENDLENENDIYVLENDFPMWLLRILDMANPIDVEMRIRDRRELRFPDRAGRDNRYVNIEHDEGFNSSSEDSSDLENHEMAEEDNSDENENAAIDNENVSRSGSGK